Below is a genomic region from Gemmobacter sp. 24YEA27.
CTTTGGGGCGCGGCGAATTGGTCAGAAGCAGCACCGTCACCCCGCTGGCCCGCGCGGCCTGCAGGGCTGCGACTGCGGCCGGGAAGGCCACTTCGCCATTATGCACACAGCCCCAGAGATCGCAAAACAGCGCGTCGTAACTGCCGCTCACTTCGGCAAGAGACGGGATCAGGGTGGTCCGGGGCGGCAGAGACATGGAGCGCATCCTTTCAAAAGGCAGGTCAAGGCATAGGCGAGCCAGGCCGGAATGGCAAAGGCCACAATGCTGCCCGCAGCATCGTTGAGGTCGGGAGCGGCGGCTTACGCTTGCTCCTGTCGGAACATGCGCTATAGGACCGAAAGACACCGGCAGAGGGCCGGCTACCACGGGGCCGGCACCCACAGGGTCGGATCCCACAGGGCTGAAACGGGGGCGTCATGCCGGAAGACACCGTAACTGTCGGCATCATTATGGGGTCTCAGTCCGACTGGGCCACGATGAAAGAGGCCGCGCTGATCCTTGATGAGCTGGGGATCCCCTATGAGGCGAAGATCGTCTCGGCCCATCGCACGCCGGACCGGCTCTGGGAGTATGGCAAGTCGGCCGTGTCGCGCGGGCTGAAGGTGATCATCGCGGGGGCGGGTGGTGCGGCGCATCTGCCGGGGATGATGGCGTCCAAGACCCGGGTGCCGGTGATCGGTGTGCCGGTACAGACGAAAGCGCTTTCGGGGGTCGACAGCCTTTATTCGATCCTCCAGATGCCGAAGGGCTTTCCGGTCGCGACCATGGCAATAGGTGCAGCAGGCGCGGCCAATGCCGGGCTGATGGCGGCGGGGATCCTTGCCGTGTCAGATGCGGGCATTGCGGCGCGGCTTGACGCCTGGCGGGCGGAGCTTTCCGCCTCTATCCCGAGGAGCCGAAAGATGACTGACGCGTTGAAGCCGCTGGAGCCCGGCGCGGTGATCGGCATTCTGGGCGGTGGCCAGTTGGGGCGGATGCTTTCGGTTGCGGCGAGCCGGCTGGGCTATGTCACCCATATCTTTGAGCCGGGCGCGGCACCTGCGGGGCATGTGGCGGCCCGCGTCACCACGGCGCCCTATGAGGATCTCGATGCGCTGCGGGCTTTCGCCGAAAGCGTCGATGTCGTCACCTATGAATTCGAGAATGTGCCGACCGCCGCGCTGGATGCGATCGAAGAGGTGCGCCCGATCCGCCCCAATCGCCGGACGCTGGCGATCAGTCAGGACCGGATCACCGAAAAGCAGTTTCTGACCGGCCTTGGCCTGAAAACCGCGCCTTTTGCGCAGGTCGACAGCCATGCGGATCTGGTTGCGGCCGTCGCGCGCCTTGGTGTGCCTTCGATCCTCAAGACCACACGCTTCGGTTATGACGGCAAGGGTCAGCTGCGGCTGGCCCCGGAGACCGACCTCGCCGCCGCCTGGGCGGGCATGGCGGGGGCGCCTTCGGTGCTGGAAGGTTTTGTGTCCTTCGAGCGCGAGATTTCGGTGATCGCGGCCAGGGGCGCGGATGGTCAGGTTGCGGCCTTTGACCCGGGCGAGAATGTGCACAGTGAAGGCATCCTGCGGACCACGACGGTTCCGGCCCGGATCTCTCCGGCCCTGCGCAGCGATGCGGTGCTGATCGCGGCGCGGATCCTCAATGCGCTGGATTATGTCGGCGTAATGGGGGTGGAGCTGTTTGTCACCCGTGAAGGGCTGCTGGTGAACGAGATCGCGCCAAGGGTGCATAATTCCGGCCACTGGACACAGCAGGGCTGTGTGGTGGATCAGTTCGAACAGCATATCCGCGCGGTGGCCGGTCTCCCCCTCGGGGATGGCACCCGCTACAGCGATGTGGTGATGGAGAACCTGATCGGCGCCGATGTCGAACGCTTGCCGGAGCTTTTGCGCGAAAGCGGCGTGGCGGTGCATCTTTACGGCAAGGGCGCCTGGCGCGCGGGGCGCAAGATGGGCCATGTAAACCGGGTCGTGAAGGCCTGACGGTTCCGGCCGGGGCGCATACAGGACTCATGGCGGGCCTACCGCGGGCGCATTCACGTCAGGAGGAAGCGGCTCCGTTTCGCGCGCGAACCGGCCCTGGGCGAGGAAATGCAGGGTCTGGCGGATGACGCCGGGCGCGAACATCATCCAGGTATGGCTGACGGGAAGGGTGATATGATCGCTCATGCCCGCGAGCCTGGTGCTGGCGACGCTGACCTTTCCATCATCTTCGCCCGGGATCAGCGATGAGAACCAGGGGCTGACAGAGCGGCTTCCGGCGATAATCCCCAGCGGGTAATCGGCAGGCGGCAGCCGGTTCGGCCAGCTGTCAGGGGCGGTGCCAAGCGAAAGCCCCGCCGGCCCGTTCACCCAGCGAAACGGTGCGAGCGCGCCGAGCCGGTCGACGATTTCCGATCCGTGATTGGGCGGCGCCAGCATCACGACGCGGCCGGGCGGCGGCAGCGTATTGCGGCTGAGCCAGTCGCGCAGCAGGATCCCCCCATCGAATGCGTCACCGCATGAAGCGGCCGCCCCATCTCCAGCGCCGCGCCCAACTGGCGGTCCAGAAGCGCGGGCAGCGCGGCAACCGCCATCCTGGTCGAGGGATAGGCGATATTCACCACCTCATATCCGGCTGCCTTCAGCCGCAGCGCGATGGGCAGCAGCGAGCGCTGCGATCTGGCAAGGCCATGGATCAGCGCGACGGTCTCATGGCGCGCGCGGCCGGGGGCAGGCCGCAAAGCGGGCCGGGGCAGGCTGCCTTGCCTCAGCATTCAGGCGACCCCGTATCGCCCTCGCCCCGCGCCTGGCCGTCGCGCGCCGCTCGGGCAAGCGCAATAAAGCGGCGGCGGAATTCGGCGATCTCGCGTTCGTCCAGCTCTTCCAGATCCATCAGCGCGTTATGGGCGCCCTGGGTTGCCCGGATCAGCTCGTCCAGCTTCAGCTGGATGGCGGCTGTGTCATGGTCCTGGCTGTTCTGGATCAGGAAGACCATCAGGAAGGTGATGATGCTGGTGGCGGTATTGGCGACCAGTTGCCAGGTGTCTGACCAGCCGAAAAACGGCCCGGTGATGCCCCAGGTCAGCACGAAACCGGCGGCCATCAGCAGCGTTGCGGGGCGACCACAGGTCCGGGCGCAGCTTCGGGCGACGGTGGCATAGCTCATGACGATCATTCCCCGGGCAACTGGTGATCGGGTCAATCTGGGGCAGAGGAAGGCTCTGGACAAGATGCGTATTCCGGACGAGCCTTGCCCGGTTGGTGAGGGGGCAGAATGAGCCGGGCATTTGTAAATGAAGACGCCGGAGCGGACCGGCCCGATCTGCCGGAACTGCCGCTCTCAAAGCATCCGAATTATGTCACCCTGCGCGGGCTGGCGGATCTGGAGGCGCGGCTGACGGCGCGGCTGCGCGACCTTGCGGCCTTGCGGGCGCGGGCAGATCGGCTCGACAAGCTGCCCGAAGCGGCGGCTGAGCGCGATATCCGCTGGCTCGAGGCGCGGCTCGCTTCGGCGATCCCGGTCGATCCCGCCGCCCAAAGCACCGAAGAGATGGCCTTCGGTCTCCAGGCGCTGGTGGCGGATGAAACCGGCACTGAGACACTTTATGAGATCACCGGGGAAGATGAGGCGGATCCGGGCCAGGGCCGTATAGCACCACATTCCCCGCTTGCCCGCGCGCTGATCGGCGCGCGGCCCGGCGATGAGGTGACCTGGAAACGCCCCGCAGGCGATCTGACCCTTGAAATCCTGGCAATCCGCCGCCCGGCCGCGCCCTGACTTCCTCCTGACCTAAATACTCCCCCGCCGGAGGCGCCTGCCGCGACAGCGGCAAAGAAAAAGGGCGGCTCTGATGAGCCGCCCTTTCCAAAAGTCCCATGAGGGATGGATCAGAAATCCATGCCGCCCATGCCGCCGCCCGGCATTGCCGGAGCAGCACCTTTGTCGGCCGGCTTGTCAGCGATCATGGCTTCCGTGGTGATCAGGAGCGATGCGACCGAAGCAGCATTCTCCAGAGCGGTACGGGTCACTTTCGCCGGGTCGATCACGCCGAACGAGAACATGTCGCCATATTCTTCGGTCTGAGCGTTGAAGCCGAACGAGGTCGAGGAGGATTCGCGGATCTTGCCGGCAACAACCGCACCGTCAACGCCCGAGTTTTCCGAGATCTGACGCAGCGGCGCTTCCAGCGCGCGGCGGATGATCTGGATGCCAACGTCCTGGTCGGAATTGCCGCCCTTGAGGCCTTCAAGAACCTTGCCGGCCTGAACCAGAGCCACGCCACCGCCGACGATCACGCCTTCCTGCACCGCAGCGCGGGTTGCGTTCAGAGCGTCATCAACGCGGTCTTTGCGCTCTTTGACTTCGACTTCGGTCATGCCGCCGACGCGGATCACTGCAACGCCGCCAGCCAGTTTGGCCACGCGCTCTTGCAGCTTTTCTTTGTCGTAATCCGAGGTGGTTTCCTCGATCTGGGTACGGATCTGGGCCACGCGGGCTTCGATCTCGGCTTTCTCGCCAGCACCGTCAACGATGGTGGTGTTGTCTTTGTTGATCGAGACTTTCTTGGCGCGGCCGAGCATGTCGATGCCGACATTCTCGAGTTTCATGCCCAGATCGTCCGAGATCACCTGGCCACCGGTCAGGATCGCGATGTCCTGCAGCATCGCCTTGCGGCGATCGCCGAAGCCCGGAGCTTTGACAGCAGCGATTTTCAGGCCGCCGCGCAGTTTGTTGACGACGAGGGTCGCCAGAGCTTCGCCTTCGACGTCTTCTGCGATGATGATCAGCGGCTTTTGCGACTGGATCACAGCCTCCAGCAGCGGGACCATCGGCTGCAGCGACGAGAGTTTTTTCTCGTGCAGCAGGATGTATGCGTCTTCGAGATCCGCAATCATCTTGTCAGCGTTGGTGACGAAGTAGGGCGAGAGGTAGCCGCGGTCGAACTGCATGCCTTCGACAACCTCAACCGAGGTTTCCAGGCCCTTGTTCTCTTCAACGGTGATCACGCCTTCGTTGCCGACTTTCTGCATCGCGTCAGCGATGAAGCGGCCGATGGTGGCCTCGCCGTTGGCCGAGATGGTGCCGACCTGTGCAACTTCGTCCGAGTCTTTGACCGGGCGCGACGCCGCGCGGATTGCTTCGACGACCTTGGTGGTCGCGAGGTCGATGCCGCGCTTCAGGTCCATCGGGTTCAGGCCGGCTGCGACCGAGCGCAGGCCTTCCTTGATGATGGCTTGTGCCAGAACGGTAGCGGTGGTGGTGCCGTCGCCTGCTTCGTCATTGGTGCGCTGAGCGACTTCCTTGACGAGCTGAGCGCCCATGTTTTCGAACTTGTCCGAAAGTTCGATCTCTTTGGCAACCGACACGCCGTCCTTGGTGATGCGCGGAGCACCGAACGACTTTTCGATCACGACGTTACGGCCTTTCGGGCCCAGCGTCACTTTGACCGCGTCAGCGAGAACATTGACGCCGCGCAGCATGCGGTCACGAGCGTCGGTGGTGAATTTAACGTCCTTGGCAGCCATTATGCTGTCTCCTTGGATGTAAGTTTCAGGAAAAAGAAAGCGCGGCTCACGGCAAAAGCCGGAGCCAGCCCGTCATCACGAAATGATGCCGAGGATGTCGCTTTCTTTCATGATGAGCAGTTCTTCACCTTCGACGGTGACTTCGGTGCCCGACCATTTGCCGAACAGCACGCGGTCGCCAGCCTTGACGCTCGGAGCGATCAGCTCGCCCGAATCTTTGCGCGCGCCTTCGCCGGTCGAAACGATTTCGCCCTCAGCGGGCTTTTCTTTCGCGGTATCCGGGATGATCAGCCCGCCCTTGGTTTTTTCCTCGGACTGGACGCGGCGGACCAGCACGCGGTCATGCAGCGGTTTGAATGCCATCTGGTAACACTCCCTTAGGTTCCAGGTTGAATGCGATCAGCACTCACCCTGGGGGAGTGCTAACGGGACAACAGGTAGGTAAAGCCCTCTGGCCTGTCAACCGCTTCTTCCGGCTTTTTGTCTGCATTCTCGCCGCCGGTTCCGGCGTCTGATCCGGAGGCGCTGGAAAGCACGC
It encodes:
- a CDS encoding 5-(carboxyamino)imidazole ribonucleotide synthase encodes the protein MTDALKPLEPGAVIGILGGGQLGRMLSVAASRLGYVTHIFEPGAAPAGHVAARVTTAPYEDLDALRAFAESVDVVTYEFENVPTAALDAIEEVRPIRPNRRTLAISQDRITEKQFLTGLGLKTAPFAQVDSHADLVAAVARLGVPSILKTTRFGYDGKGQLRLAPETDLAAAWAGMAGAPSVLEGFVSFEREISVIAARGADGQVAAFDPGENVHSEGILRTTTVPARISPALRSDAVLIAARILNALDYVGVMGVELFVTREGLLVNEIAPRVHNSGHWTQQGCVVDQFEQHIRAVAGLPLGDGTRYSDVVMENLIGADVERLPELLRESGVAVHLYGKGAWRAGRKMGHVNRVVKA
- the groL gene encoding chaperonin GroEL (60 kDa chaperone family; promotes refolding of misfolded polypeptides especially under stressful conditions; forms two stacked rings of heptamers to form a barrel-shaped 14mer; ends can be capped by GroES; misfolded proteins enter the barrel where they are refolded when GroES binds), with product MAAKDVKFTTDARDRMLRGVNVLADAVKVTLGPKGRNVVIEKSFGAPRITKDGVSVAKEIELSDKFENMGAQLVKEVAQRTNDEAGDGTTTATVLAQAIIKEGLRSVAAGLNPMDLKRGIDLATTKVVEAIRAASRPVKDSDEVAQVGTISANGEATIGRFIADAMQKVGNEGVITVEENKGLETSVEVVEGMQFDRGYLSPYFVTNADKMIADLEDAYILLHEKKLSSLQPMVPLLEAVIQSQKPLIIIAEDVEGEALATLVVNKLRGGLKIAAVKAPGFGDRRKAMLQDIAILTGGQVISDDLGMKLENVGIDMLGRAKKVSINKDNTTIVDGAGEKAEIEARVAQIRTQIEETTSDYDKEKLQERVAKLAGGVAVIRVGGMTEVEVKERKDRVDDALNATRAAVQEGVIVGGGVALVQAGKVLEGLKGGNSDQDVGIQIIRRALEAPLRQISENSGVDGAVVAGKIRESSSTSFGFNAQTEEYGDMFSFGVIDPAKVTRTALENAASVASLLITTEAMIADKPADKGAAPAMPGGGMGGMDF
- a CDS encoding GreA/GreB family elongation factor, producing MSRAFVNEDAGADRPDLPELPLSKHPNYVTLRGLADLEARLTARLRDLAALRARADRLDKLPEAAAERDIRWLEARLASAIPVDPAAQSTEEMAFGLQALVADETGTETLYEITGEDEADPGQGRIAPHSPLARALIGARPGDEVTWKRPAGDLTLEILAIRRPAAP
- a CDS encoding low affinity iron permease family protein translates to MSYATVARSCARTCGRPATLLMAAGFVLTWGITGPFFGWSDTWQLVANTATSIITFLMVFLIQNSQDHDTAAIQLKLDELIRATQGAHNALMDLEELDEREIAEFRRRFIALARAARDGQARGEGDTGSPEC
- a CDS encoding co-chaperone GroES, giving the protein MAFKPLHDRVLVRRVQSEEKTKGGLIIPDTAKEKPAEGEIVSTGEGARKDSGELIAPSVKAGDRVLFGKWSGTEVTVEGEELLIMKESDILGIIS